One Ricinus communis isolate WT05 ecotype wild-type chromosome 7, ASM1957865v1, whole genome shotgun sequence genomic region harbors:
- the LOC125370581 gene encoding 50S ribosomal protein L14, chloroplastic produces the protein MIQSQTHLNVADNSGARELMCIRIIGTSNRRYAHIGDVIVAVIKEAAPNSPLERSEVIRAVIVRTCKELKRDNGMIIRYDDNAAVVIDQEGNPKGTRIFGAIARELRQLNFTKIVSLAPEVL, from the coding sequence atgatCCAATCTCAGACCCATTTGAATGTAGCAGATAACAGCGGAGCCCGAGAATTAATGTGTATTCGAATCATAGGGACTAGTAATCGCCGATATGCTCATATTGGTGACGTTATTGTTGCTGTGATCAAGGAAGCGGCACCAAATTCACCTCTAGAAAGATCAGAAGTAATCAGAGCTGTAATTGTACGTACTTGTAAAGAACTCAAACGTGATAACGGTATGATAATACGATATGATGACAATGCTGCAGTTGTCATTGATCAAGAAGGAAATCCAAAGGGAACTCGAATTTTTGGTGCAATCGCCCGAGAATTGAGACagttaaattttactaaaatagtTTCATTAGCGCCTgaagtattataa